A region of Sugiyamaella lignohabitans strain CBS 10342 chromosome A, complete sequence DNA encodes the following proteins:
- the GLN4 gene encoding glutamine--tRNA ligase (Glutamine tRNA synthetase; monomeric class I tRNA synthetase that catalyzes the specific glutaminylation of tRNA(Glu); N-terminal domain proposed to be involved in enzyme-tRNA interactions; GO_component: GO:0005737 - cytoplasm [Evidence IEA]; GO_component: GO:0005829 - cytosol [Evidence IDA] [PMID 15706032]; GO_component: GO:0005739 - mitochondrion [Evidence IDA] [PMID 15706032]; GO_function: GO:0005524 - ATP binding [Evidence IEA,IEA]; GO_function: GO:0004812 - aminoacyl-tRNA ligase activity [Evidence IEA,IEA]; GO_function: GO:0004819 - glutamine-tRNA ligase activity [Evidence IEA,IEA]; GO_function: GO:0004819 - glutamine-tRNA ligase activity [Evidence IDA] [PMID 2991203]; GO_function: GO:0016874 - ligase activity [Evidence IEA]; GO_function: GO:0016876 - ligase activity, forming aminoacyl-tRNA and related compounds [Evidence IEA]; GO_function: GO:0003729 - mRNA binding [Evidence IDA] [PMID 23222640]; GO_function: GO:0000166 - nucleotide binding [Evidence IEA,IEA]; GO_process: GO:0006425 - glutaminyl-tRNA aminoacylation [Evidence IEA]; GO_process: GO:0006425 - glutaminyl-tRNA aminoacylation [Evidence IMP,ISS] [PMID 2991203]; GO_process: GO:0043039 - tRNA aminoacylation [Evidence IEA]; GO_process: GO:0006418 - tRNA aminoacylation for protein translation [Evidence IEA]; GO_process: GO:0006412 - translation [Evidence IEA,IEA]), with the protein MSEVDELAVKFEKTLGFKETKVKEILKNTKVSGSLDEILAEAGVDEAHPVEDASVATLLHSLAQLSKDADEQLKKGRKSLSDLIANSGGQIKTNVQLNGGWDYIVRVVKDGKSVDREELEKESGVGIVVTDDQIKESVAKYIKEHEAELVEKRYKLAPTVIVGVKQLPELKWANPAAFKPIIDEQILALLGPKDERDVVKKEKKKKADTKPGAAGTGSDAKSDSGAGAGAGAGSARSMFTEGFLGSLHKPGENAQIYPERMKEHLKFTGGHVMTRFPPEPNGYLHIGHSKAIAINFGFAQYYNGKCYLRFDDTNPEAEEEQYFTSIKEIVEWLGFKPWAITYSSDYFDQLYELAEQLILKDLAYVCFCTAEEMKAHRGISEDGTRGGKRTPCKHRSQSTEENLKLFREMRDGKYAKGEATLRMKQDLENPNPQMWDLVAYRVLNATHHRTGDKWKIYPTYDFTHCLVDSIENISHSLCTLEFYLSRESYDWLCNALCVYRPQQRESGRLNVTGTIMSKRKILKLVNDKIVRGWDDPRLFTLVAIRRRGVPPGAVLSFIAELGVTTTNSTIQASRFENSVRKYLEDSTPRLMMIPDPVPVILDNLPEDHLEFVSVPFKPGNPDFGEHTVPFTRTVYVDRSDFREEASKDYFRLAPGQSVGLLKVPHNIRVTSFKKDDNGLVTEIHAHYENDIPFKKPKTFIQWVAHAPAHNSPVRIAETRLFNQLFKSENPDSNPDGYLADINPDSEIILRNSIIETGFFEVKERSPWTITKPGEEKDILAGHDKKGAPEAVRFQALRVGYFCLDKDSTPDSIVLNRIVTLKEDTAKNN; encoded by the coding sequence ATGAGTGAGGTAGACGAACTGGCAGTCAAGTTCGAGAAGACGCTTGGGTTTAAGGAGACCAAGGTCAAGGAGATTCTGAAGAACACGAAGGTGTCAGGGTCGTTGGACGAGATCCTGGCCGAGGCTGGGGTGGATGAGGCACATCCTGTAGAGGACGCATCGGTGGCTACTTTGCTTCATTCATTGGCTCAATTGTCGAAAGATGCTGACgagcaattgaaaaagggAAGAAAGAGTTTGTCTGACTTGATTGCTAATAGTGGAGGACAGATCAAGACCAATGTTCAATTGAACGGTGGTTGGGATTACATTGTCCGAGTAGTCAAAGATGGCAAATCTGTTGATAGAGAAGAATTGGAAAAGGAGTCCGGTGTTGGTATTGTGGTTACTGATGACCAGATCAAGGAATCGGTGGCAAAGTATATTAAAGAACACGAGGCAGAGCTCGTGGAGAAGAGATATAAACTGGCACCTACTGTGATTGTGGGTGTTAAGCAACTGCCAGAACTCAAATGGGCCAATCCAGCTGCTTTCAAACCTATTATTGATGAGCAGATTCTGGCTTTATTGGGTCCCAAAGATGAACGTGATGTGGTTaagaaggagaaaaagaagaaggctgaTACAAAacctggtgctgctggtactggatCAGATGCCAAATCTGATTCcggtgctggagctggagctggtgctggatcAGCTCGATCCATGTTTACGGAAGGATTTTTGGGCAGTTTACACAAACCAGGTGAGAATGCTCAAATATATCCCGAGCGGATGAAAGAGCATCTCAAGTTCACGGGCGGTCATGTCATGACCCGATTCCCCCCTGAACCCAATGGATACCTGCACATTGGACATTCCAAAGCCATTGCTATTaattttggatttgctcAATATTACAATGGCAAATGTTATCTTCGTTTTGACGATACAAACCCCGAGGCTGAGGAGGAGCAGTACTTTACATCTATTAAGGAGATTGTCGAATGGCTCGGTTTCAAGCCATGGGCTATTACCTACTCTTCTGATTATTTTGATCAATTGTATGAACTGGCGGAGCAGCTCATTTTGAAAGATTTGGCCTATGTTTGTTTCTGTACAGCTGAAGAAATGAAGGCTCATCGAGGTATTTCTGAAGACGGTACTAGAGGCGGTAAACGTACTCCTTGTAAACACCGATCACAATCGACTGAGGAGAACTTGAAGCTGTTTAGAGAAATGAGAGATGGTAAATATGCCAAGGGAGAAGCTACGTTGCGAATGAAACAGGATCTCGAGAACCCCAATCCCCAAATGTGGGATCTGGTGGCATACCGGGTGTTGAACGCAACTCACCACCGAACAGGCGATAAGTGGAAGATCTATCCTACCTATGATTTCACCCACTGTCTGGTGGATTCTATAGAAAACATCTCGCACTCGCTGTGTACATTGGAATTCTATCTTTCCAGAGAGTCGTACGATTGGTTGTGTAATGCCCTTTGCGTGTACAGACCGCAGCAACGCGAGTCGGGCAGACTCAATGTTACCGGTACTATTATGAGCAAGAGAAAGATTCTCAAGTTGGTTAATGACAAGATTGTTCGTGGCTGGGACGACCCTCGATTGTTCACCCTTGTGGCCATTCGTCGTCGCGGAGTTCCTCCTGGTGCTGTTTTGTCGTTTATTGCCGAGCTCGGtgttaccaccaccaacagtACTATTCAAGCGTCGAGATTCGAGAATTCCGTGAGAAAGTACCTTGAAGACAGTACACCAcgattgatgatgattccTGACCCAGTTCCTGTGATTCTCGACAACCTTCCTGAGGACCATTTGGAGTTTGTGTCGGTGCCATTCAAGCCTGGTAACCCCGACTTTGGCGAGCACACGGTGCCATTTACACGAACTGTGTATGTCGACCGTAGCGATTTCCGTGAAGAGGCATCGAAAGACTATTTCCGATTAGCACCTGGTCAGTCTGTTGGACTTTTGAAGGTGCCTCATAATATCCGAGTGACATCGTTCAAGAAAGACGATAACGGACTGGTGACTGAGATCCATGCCCATTATGAAAACGACATTCCATTTAAAAAGCCCAAGACTTTCATCCAATGGGTAGCCCACGCCCCTGCACACAACTCGCCAGTACGTATTGCAGAAACCAGACTGTTTAACCAACTGTTCAAGTCCGAGAACCCTGATTCTAACCCCGACGGGTACCTAGCCGACATCAACCCCGACTCGGAAATCATTCTCCGCAACTCCATCATCGAGACCGGTTTCTTCGAAGTCAAAGAACGGTCTCCCTGGACCATCACCAAACCCGGcgaagaaaaagatatcCTCGCTGGCCACGACAAGAAGGGCGCTCCCGAAGCCGTCCGTTTCCAAGCACTCCGCGTCGGGTACTTCTGTCTCGACAAAGACTCCACCCCCGACAGCATCGTCCTCAACCGCATCGTCACCCTCAAAGAGGACACCGCCAAGAACAACTAA
- the MET30 gene encoding Met30p (F-box protein containing five copies of the WD40 motif; controls cell cycle function, sulfur metabolism, and methionine biosynthesis as part of the ubiquitin ligase complex; interacts with and regulates Met4p, localizes within the nucleus; dissociation of Met30p from SCF complex in response to cadmium stress is regulated by Cdc48p; GO_component: GO:0019005 - SCF ubiquitin ligase complex [Evidence IDA] [PMID 9716410]; GO_component: GO:0005737 - cytoplasm [Evidence IEA,IEA]; GO_component: GO:0043224 - nuclear SCF ubiquitin ligase complex [Evidence IDA] [PMID 10637232]; GO_component: GO:0005634 - nucleus [Evidence IEA,IEA]; GO_component: GO:0005634 - nucleus [Evidence IDA] [PMID 10637232]; GO_function: GO:0043130 - ubiquitin binding [Evidence IDA] [PMID 21070969]; GO_process: GO:0006270 - DNA replication initiation [Evidence IMP] [PMID 15870262]; GO_process: GO:0000082 - G1/S transition of mitotic cell cycle [Evidence IMP] [PMID 15870262]; GO_process: GO:0031146 - SCF-dependent proteasomal ubiquitin-dependent protein catabolic process [Evidence IGI] [PMID 9716410]; GO_process: GO:0007049 - cell cycle [Evidence IEA]; GO_process: GO:0008652 - cellular amino acid biosynthetic process [Evidence IEA]; GO_process: GO:0019344 - cysteine biosynthetic process [Evidence IEA]; GO_process: GO:0009086 - methionine biosynthetic process [Evidence IEA]; GO_process: GO:0000209 - protein polyubiquitination [Evidence IMP] [PMID 9716410]; GO_process: GO:0016567 - protein ubiquitination [Evidence IEA]; GO_process: GO:0016567 - protein ubiquitination [Evidence IGI,IPI] [PMID 9499404]; GO_process: GO:0030174 - regulation of DNA-dependent DNA replication initiation [Evidence IMP] [PMID 15870262]; GO_process: GO:0000083 - regulation of transcription involved in G1/S transition of mitotic cell cycle [Evidence IMP] [PMID 15870262]; GO_process: GO:0006355 - regulation of transcription, DNA-templated [Evidence IEA]; GO_process: GO:0046685 - response to arsenic-containing substance [Evidence IDA] [PMID 15689486]; GO_process: GO:0046686 - response to cadmium ion [Evidence IDA] [PMID 15689486]; GO_process: GO:0006351 - transcription, DNA-templated [Evidence IEA]), translating into MSIGSVPTPAAGTSPLDVVSSNTSLNMTGATTLSSPSTSTSKASCSTAGPASIQQQLYTKPQTLSSVSAFDSAPTPSSPPATPESENSRPPTTDVTNTTSNISTPNNNAKQNSISSSGSSSSPDAGLLAPVSSVSSRESTPSTTSNSNIKSLLPTAVARSSSEHKNYCYRHHPDVTCNRQADEKKMQELQEEMDRIQDPTEKEAINQIWATFSAAPSRQRMLILQGILAQCCFPQLSTVSQLVKDLIRIDFLSALPTELSFQILSYLDSASLCRAAAVSKHWKTLADDDVVWHRMCEQHIDKKCTKCGWGLPLLEKKRLQDAKRAIQARAAGRSKDSSTSGTGSLTPVLTTSNKRPLESDDSRTPSASPAPNSSSNGLSVVPSKKRKTRPWKDVYSERYKIERNWRDNRYQLKEYKDTSAVLSLQFDDQYLMTGTYDGDIKVWDVESGDLIRTLSGHLQAVSGLKFDQTKLISGSWDRTVRVWNYRTGECVSTFRGHEQQVLCIDFHDKWIASGSADCNVKVWNFEEKSCFTLRGHKEWVHSVKIHSASSTLYSSSEDITVRMWDLTTKQCLKVFGGPDNTPIGHVAQIQQVIPLTLDHLEGQPERRRSVVTSSNSNNSNDTVGSSTNPAGTAPINVNTNVSSTSAIDNQVHGNNTDENAGDDRADATGATTVAGTNRSSSFSTNNTVTTAIPGRLLTTSLTNSNTGFSANDSQTNIKNRPTHLLTSSLDNTIKLWDIETGECVRTLFGHAEGVWCIAADTFRIVSGAHDKLVKIWDLQSGKCWHTFSGHSRPVCCVGLSDTRFASGGDDGVVRIYCFDDIEANQP; encoded by the coding sequence ATGTCTATTGGTTCGGTTCCTActccggcagctggaaCTTCTCCTTTGGATGTTGTGTCATCCAATACAAGTTTGAATATGACTGGTGCCACGACTTTGTCATCTCCTAGTACGAGTACATCCAAAGCGAGTTGTTCTACTGCTGGTCCCGCAAGcatacaacaacaactcTACACAAAACCACAGACTCTGTCGTCAGTATCTGCGTTTGACAGTGCGCCAACTCCAAGTTCTCCGCCAGCCACGCCAGAAAGCGAAAACTCCAGACCTCCAACTACCGATGTCACTAATACAACAAGCAATATTTCTACCCCGAACAATAACGCCAAACAAAACAGTATATCTTCATCTGGCTCGTCATCTAGTCCAGATGCTGGACTACTAGCACCTGTATCATCTGTATCATCACGGGAATCGACCCCATCAACGACGtcaaattcaaatattAAATCACTACTTCCAACAGCAGTGGCAAGATCCTCATCTGAACACAAAAACTACTGTTATAGACATCACCCAGATGTCACCTGTAATCGACAAGCagatgaaaagaagatgcaAGAACTACAGGAGGAAATGGACAGGATACAGGATCCTACTGAGAAAGAAGCCATCAACCAGATCTGGGCCACATTTAGTGCCGCTCCTTCACGACAGCGAATGCTGATTCTACAGGGAATTCTCGCTCAATGCTGCTTTCCACAGTTGTCGACAGTGTCACAACTCGTTAAAGATCTCATTAGAATCGACTTTTTATCAGCACTTCCTACGGAGTTGTCGTTTCAGATCTTGTCATATCTTGATTCTGCCTCTTTATGTAGAGCAGCTGCGGTGTCTAAACACTGGAAAACTCTGGCTGATGACGATGTGGTGTGGCATCGAATGTGTGAACAACACATTGACAAAAAATGTACAAAGTGTGGATGGGGTTTACCATTGCTTGAGAAAAAGAGGCTCCAGGATGCCAAAAGGGCTATTCAAGCTAGAGCAGCTGGCAGAAGCAAAGATTCGAGCACCAGCGGTACTGGAAGCTTGACTCCTGTCTTGACTACATCTAATAAAAGGCCTTTGGAAAGTGATGATTCACGTACTCCGTCAGCCAGTCCAGCTCCtaattcatcatcaaatggACTAAGTGTAGTACCCAGTAAAAAGCGCAAAACAAGACCTTGGAAAGACGTCTATTCCGAACGATACAAGATTGAGCGCAACTGGAGAGACAATCGATACCAGCTCAAAGAGTACAAAGACACTTCGGCAGTTCTTTCGCTTCAGTTTGATGACCAGTACTTGATGACTGGTACTTATGATGGAGACATCAAAGTATGGGATGTAGAGTCGGGAGACCTGATTCGCACTTTGTCTGGTCATTTACAAGCAGTCAGTGGTCTAAAGTTTGACCAAACAAAGCTCATTAGTGGTAGTTGGGACCGTACAGTCCGTGTATGGAACTACCGAACTGGCGAGTGTGTGAGTACATTCCGAGGCCACGAGCAGCAGGTTTTGTGTATTGATTTCCATGACAAATGGATCGCTTCAGGATCGGCCGACTGTAATGTCAAAGTGTGGAATTTCGAGGAAAAGTCGTGTTTCACGCTACGAGGTCATAAAGAGTGGGTTCATTCAGTCAAGATTCACTCTGCATCAAGTACCCTTTACAGTTCATCAGAAGATATCACGGTGAGAATGTGGGATCTGACCACCAAACAGTGTCTCAAAGTGTTTGGAGGGCCTGACAACACGCCCATTGGCCATGTAGCCCAGATCCAGCAGGTGATTCCTCTTACCTTGGACCATCTCGAGGGTCAACCCGAACGCAGACGAAGCGTtgtcaccagcagcaacagcaataaCAGTAACGACACTGTGGGATCCAGTACCAACCCCGCTGGTACTGCTCCCATCAACGTCAACACCAATGtttcttctacttctgctATTGATAACCAAGTTCACGGCAACAACActgatgaaaatgctggTGACGACCGTGCTGATGCCACTGGTGCTACAACAGTCGCAGGAACAAACCGAAGTTCGTCGTTTTCCACCAACAATACCGTGACAACCGCCATTCCTGGCCGACTTCTCACCACATCACttaccaacagcaacacaGGCTTCTCTGCTAACGACAGTCAAACCAACATCAAAAACCGTCCGACCCATCTCCTGACCTCGTCACTCGACAATACCATCAAACTATGGGACATTGAGACCGGCGAGTGTGTTCGAACGCTGTTTGGCCACGCCGAGGGCGTGTGGTGTATCGCGGCCGACACCTTCCGCATCGTCAGCGGAGCCCATGACAAGCTCGTCAAAATCTGGGACCTGCAATCCGGCAAGTGCTGGCACACCTTCTCAGGCCATTCACGCCCCGTGTGCTGTGTCGGGCTCAGCGACACCCGGTTCGCGAGCGGCGGCGACGATGGCGTCGTCCGCATCTACTGTTTCGACGACATCGAGGCCAACCAACCCTAA
- the GAC1 gene encoding protein phosphatase regulator GAC1, producing the protein MIMLSRPSPVDSPASGSPSTSPSPASSSQQSGSASSTASANPRSEISKLRSQSQSPLQKSQSGSALSSLIEQHNNHHHHHIPVYTPGQHSELSTAFLHKQKRGGNVRKHGDVIAIDRPLASSTHSTSPPTSPNSITTSASISSPTGSITSPLGSPAAATSTSAPSVTTTGVTTGATTSGPVGSVAAPASPISPTSQLASINSKPFMQLVPDYVTSSSPGFSPVNDSNDSDNITIKASPSTSEDDDDDSPEANQRRQQKMIRKKSGELVKSSLKLPSLLRTQSMPIKMVHFDSKLEHVRKFFRRERPTAVSSGSTTPVKEKVSFQWASGSSTSDSETDSDYSSDSEEEDDGLDGDASEDDDIETIRGAVASHRRSIAGSISGAPKKHLRHHQKKIWQIALPNFNSENSNQSDKMVYLDSVFLSSDNNNLIGHICVKNVSYRKNVSVRYTVDFWKSVTDVVADYNGDVRRKTLRSGYDRFTFSIRLADLPQAALTSNSMFFCVRYQSDDGDFWDNNNSLNYEVLLTRVPKHAADHTSSGTVKPAKTHTKQQPTMLDDDMDEIDKTTFKSAPRQASSYFMYQPNQPAATNAAPHHGRNGGLKHHHRRNKTDPSPDFLYDNDFDHHHSVEDTADLFDGLTVGPKQDATRATGNVSKTGSYNSSGTGSFGNSGNSFGSSNNKPSISNSFGGASNFSPTKKSNGLTSRYSFGASLNAALARNNMTGRRSSYDVDGEADEEVTTSESTSDDESTDTTPVDSSNLSTPQLRSFIFPKTNPRNSMLIRPHSSTDVTDESSRPAWDSLSYKDIINKYCFFQDTPVSNSSSITPTGTSAASNKNTAAATGQTGKKSSTMVHNHHHHSHSMLPHHHQSHPRPAGSYIPSPMTTSPALIPQSFTPPIVPQSTSVYSAQNASSSPLLAAAAATLALNSPPESSSSTPSGSFSPSPTDTPGSPGESSSDTLLDVSEPRKIWHSVEV; encoded by the coding sequence ATGATTATGCTTTCTCGACCAAGCCCAGTGGATTCTCCGGCTTCGGGTTCGCCCTCGACGTcgccatctcctgcttcttcttcacaaCAATCTGGTTCTGCATCTTCAACGGCGTCGGCTAATCCTCgatctgaaatatctaAACTTCGATCCCAAAGTCAAAGCCCTCTACAAAAATCTCAATCTGGAAGTGCATTATCCAGTTTGATTGAACAGCATAATaaccaccatcatcatcatatcCCTGTGTATACCCCTGGTCAGCATAGTGAGCTATCAACTGCCTTTCTGCATAAACAAAAACGAGGTGGAAACGTTCGCAAGCATGGTGATGTGATTGCTATCGACCGGCCACTGGCGTCATCGACACACTCGACGTCTCCGCCTACTTCACCAAATTCAATTACCACTTCTGCATCTATCAGTTCTCCAACTGGCTCTATCACCAGCCCATTAGGTTCACCAGCCGCCGCTACCTCGACTTCTGCTCCTTCTGTTACTACTACTGGTGTTACTACTGGTGCTACAACTTCTGGCCCAGTTGGTTCTGTTGCCGCTCCTGCTTCTCCAATTTCACCCACTTCACAACTTGCATCTATCAATTCTAAACCATTTATGCAATTGGTTCCCGACTATGTGACTTCGAGCTCGCCTGGATTCTCGCCTGTTAATGACAGCAATGACTCTGACAATATCACTATCAAGGCATCTCCTAGCACTTCggaagatgacgacgacgattCGCCAGAAGCTAACCAACGTCGTCAACAAAAGATGATTCGCAAGAAATCCGGTGAGCTCGTTAAATCGTCGCTAAAACTGCCCTCGCTGCTTAGAACTCAGAGTATGCCCATTAAAATGGTCCATTTCGACTCTAAATTAGAACATGTTAGAAAGTTTTTCCGTCGTGAACGTCctactgctgtttcttctggttcaacTACCCCAGTCAAGGAAAAAGTGTCATTCCAATGGGCTAGTGGAAGTAGTACTAGTGATAGCGAGACCGACAGCGATTATAGTAGCGATAgcgaggaagaagatgacggGTTGGATGGTGATGCTTCGGAAGACGACGATATCGAGACTATTCGCGGAGCAGTGGCATCTCATCGCCGGTCAATTGCTGGTAGTATCAGTGGTGCTCCAAAGAAACACCTTcgtcaccaccagaaaaaGATCTGGCAGATTGCATTGCCCAATTTCAACTCGGAAAACTCGAACCAATCGGATAAAATGGTTTATCTCGACTCGGTATTCCTTTCTTCCGATAACAACAATCTGATTGGTCATATCTGTGTAAAGAACGTATCGTACCGCAAGAACGTGTCTGTTCGATACACGGTAGATTTCTGGAAATCGGTTACTGATGTTGTTGCCGATTATAATGGAGATGTTCGTCGTAAAACTCTTCGTTCGGGATATGACCGATTCACATTTTCCATTCGTCTTGCTGACCTTCCTCAGGCTGCCTTGACTTCCAATTCCATGTTCTTCTGTGTTCGTTACCAGTCAGATGACGGTGATTTCTgggataataataattcaTTGAACTATGAAGTTTTGCTGACCAGAGTACCTAAGCACGCTGCTGACCATACTAGTTCTGGTACTGTCAAGCCTGCCAAGACTCATACTAAACAACAGCCAACAATgcttgatgatgatatggATGAGATTGACAAGACGACGTTCAAATCAGCACCTCGTCAAGCATCTTCGTACTTTATGTACCAACCCAACCAACCAGCTGCCACCAACGCAGCACCTCATCATGGCCGAAATGGCGGTCTGAAGCATCACCACCGTCGTAACAAGACAGACCCATCGCCTGATTTCCTGTACGACAACGATTTCGACCATCATCATTCGGTAGAGGATACCGCCGACCTGTTTGACGGACTGACTGTGGGTCCAAAACAGGATGCCACTAGGGCCACTGGCAATGTTTCCAAGACTGGTTCTTATAACAGCAGTGGCACTGGCAGTTTTGGTAACAGCGGCAACTCGTTTGgttccagcaacaacaaaccAAGTATTAGCAACAGCTTTGGAGGCGCTTCTAACTTTTCACCTACTAAAAAGTCGAATGGTTTGACTTCGCGATACTCGTTTGGTGCCTCGTTGAATGCAGCCCTTGCTCGTAACAACATGACAGGCCGTCGGTCTTCTTATGATGTTGATGGagaagctgatgaagaagttaCTACATCCGAGTCTACTTCGGATGACGAGTCAACTGATACTACTCCTGTTGATAGTTCGAACCTCAGCACCCCTCAATTGCGATCATTTATTTTCCCCAAAACCAATCCTCGCAATTCGATGCTTATACGACCCCATTCATCCACCGATGTCACTGACGAATCTTCACGGCCTGCTTGGGATTCCTTGTCGTATAAAGacatcatcaacaagtACTGTTTCTTCCAAGACACACCGGTCAGCAACTCCAGCTCCATTACTCCTACCGGAACATCTGCTGCTAGCAACAAGaacactgctgctgctactggtcaAACTGGTAAAAAGTCTTCAACCATGGTACAcaatcatcaccaccattcACACAGCATGCTGccacatcatcatcaaagCCACCCACGACCTGCTGGCAGTTACATTCCTTCACCCATGACGACATCACCCGCACTGATTCCCCAGTCATTTACACCCCCTATTGTGCCGCAGTCGACCAGTGTGTACTCGGCACAAAATGCATCTTCCTCACCACTGCTAGCAGCCGCCGCCGCTACACTGGCACTTAATTCGCCTCCTGAGTCGTCGTCGTCCACGCCCTCAGGAAGCTTCTCACCCTCGCCAACCGACACACCAGGATCTCCTGGCGAGTCCTCCTCTGACACTCTGTTAGACGTGTCGGAACCACGCAAAATATGGCACTCAGTTGAAGTGTAA